Proteins from a genomic interval of Lolium perenne isolate Kyuss_39 chromosome 1, Kyuss_2.0, whole genome shotgun sequence:
- the LOC139835581 gene encoding uncharacterized protein: MQILRLLAARRAALALNAPPVSERRDDDGAFFDLDFSSSVRASSSSSSSNSFSDSDDECTELDFIISLQRSNSASPLKFCASDPPSKFKDGRKRGISSLRTLSFGARKAAPLYGRHSVARSSSSALLLVNSPPDATEDEEHHAAGQSSRRAPSRDVIRRCLVKFSRRLRTATGAETRGFRRLRKCRSASSVPQSWVSSHCDDSAAEKQDGIAGAIAHCKDSLQRASTSESDSPLLRSRSDPR, from the coding sequence ATGCAGATCCTCCGGCTCCTGGCGGCGCGGCGCGCCGCGTTGGCCTTGAACGCGCCGCCGGTTTCTGAGCGCCGGGACGACGACGGGGCCTTCTTCGACCTGGACTTCTCATCCTCCGTCCGCGCCTCCTCCTCTAGCTCTAGCAGCAATTCTTTCTCCGACTCCGACGACGAGTGCACGGAGCTCGACTTCATCATCTCCTTGCAGCGGAGCAACTCGGCTTCGCCCCTCAAGTTCTGCGCCTCGGACCCGCCGTCTAAGTTCAAGGATGGCCGCAAGCGCGGCATCAGCAGCCTGCGCACGCTCAGCTTCGGTGCCAGGAAAGCTGCGCCGCTCTACGGCCGGCACAGCGTCGCCCGGAGCAGCTCCAGCGCGCTGCTGTTGGTGAACTCGCCGCCCGACGCGACGGAAGACGAGGAGCACCACGCCGCGGGGCAGAGCAGCAGGCGCGCGCCGTCCCGGGACGTCATCCGGAGGTGTCTGGTCAAGTTCTCGCGGCGGCTCCGCACGGCCACGGGCGCCGAGACGAGAGGGTTCCGCCGCCTCCGCAAGTGCCGGTCGGCGTCGTCCGTGCCGCAAAGCTGGGTGTCGTCGCACTGCGACGACTCTGCTGCGGAGAAGCAGGACGGCATCGCCGGCGCCATTGCGCACTGCAAGGACTCGCTCCAAAGAGCTTCCACGTCAGAGTCCGACTCGCCGCTGCTGCGGTCAAGGAGTGATCCAAGATAA